TTTCGCTTTTTTCGCCGCCGTCCGTTCCGCAACGAGAGCGTCGATTTCGGCCGCTTCCGCGTCTCCTTCGTGTGTTTTGACAACCGCGGCCGACCGCAGTTTTGCCGCTTCCGATTCGATTTTGAGCGCGAGTACGCCGTCCATCGTTTTGATGAGCGAAAGCGCTTCTTCCGCTTTCAGTTCGGAATCCTTTACCGCAAGGTGCAGCGCACTCATCGCCTGAGGAGTTGCAAGATCGTTTTCGAGTGCGGCTTTAAAAGAACCGATATAACCTTGCGCTTTTTTCCCGAGCGAAGGAGAGACTTTTCCGTGAGATGCTTCGATAATCTGCGCGGCGCGTTTTACGAGCGCTTTCCGTGCGTTTTTTGCGCTTTCCATCGCGTCCCAGCTGAAAAACACTTGGCTTCGGTACTGAGCGCCGAGCAAAAAATAGCGGTAGTCGAGCGCGTCGTAGCCTTTATCGGCGAGCGTTTGAAGGCGCAGAAAATTCCCCGCGGACTTCGACATTTTATCTCCGTCGCCGGACGCGTCGTTTTTGACGACGAGGAATTCGTTGTGCAGCCAATAGTTTACCCATTTTTTGCCGGTCGCGCCTTCCGACTGCGCGATTTCGTTCGTGTGATGAATGGGTATATGGTCGATGCCGCCGGTGTGAATGTCGAAATGATCGCCGAGGTATTTCATGCTCATCGCCGAGCACTCGATGTGCCAGCCGGGATAGCCTTTTCCCCAGGGGCTTTCCCACGACAGCGCCTGATTTTCGAATTTCGATTTTGTAAACCACAACACGAAATCGTAGGGATTGCGTTTGTTTTCATCGACGCCGACTCTCGCTCCGGCTTTTTGATCGTCGAGGCGGAGGTTTGCGAGCTTTCCGTAATCGGCATA
This Treponema socranskii subsp. buccale DNA region includes the following protein-coding sequences:
- the cysS gene encoding cysteine--tRNA ligase: MGLRVFNTMGREMQDFVPITPGFVGFYGCGPTVYNYAHIGNLRAYVFLDILDRTLSYLGYDKKHVMNITDIGHLTGDDDSGEDKIVKTAKERHQSVLEVAQFYTDAFFKDLDALNIRRPDVVCKATDHVSDMIELIKRIEANGHTYMSGGNLYYDVSTYADYGKLANLRLDDQKAGARVGVDENKRNPYDFVLWFTKSKFENQALSWESPWGKGYPGWHIECSAMSMKYLGDHFDIHTGGIDHIPIHHTNEIAQSEGATGKKWVNYWLHNEFLVVKNDASGDGDKMSKSAGNFLRLQTLADKGYDALDYRYFLLGAQYRSQVFFSWDAMESAKNARKALVKRAAQIIEASHGKVSPSLGKKAQGYIGSFKAALENDLATPQAMSALHLAVKDSELKAEEALSLIKTMDGVLALKIESEAAKLRSAAVVKTHEGDAEAAEIDALVAERTAAKKAKDFAKADKIRGDLASRGIVITDTPDGPVWKRTAQEP